The following is a genomic window from Chaetodon trifascialis isolate fChaTrf1 chromosome 13, fChaTrf1.hap1, whole genome shotgun sequence.
atgttgaaaaaacaaacttgcaTTGATTTTAATTTGCAGTACGTTTGGAAATATTTAAAGAAGCATTTATTTATCTAGAATTGTGGATTGTATGTAGCAGCTTTTATCTTTACATTGGCTGTTCAACTAttgaccacacacacagtaattcTCTACAATACTACAAACACATGAACTCTTAGAGGACAGAATATCTGCACATGCAACAAGGTGTGATTTTTCAAGATAGCTATGTGTTAAAGTCCACAATACATTGTGACATCCAAAGCAGTGATTACAGTGCATTAGTACCAtttggttattattattattattattattattattattattattattattattattattattattattattattattacatattcTTACAGGGTAACAGGATTGCAGTCAGAGCAAATCCCCAAGTCATAACCAGTTACAAAGAACATTCTCACCAAGTAAAAACCTAAAGTGGTTGTTTGTAGTCTTATGAATGCCTTAAGTATCTCAATTCAGGTATTTGTTGCTGTGTAATGTTTATTCACTCTTACCAACAATACTAAAGGAGTTTTTATAAAGACGAACGGACATTTGTGCGGTTCGTACTAActtgtgctgctgtgatgtttAAAGATatatgaagcagattatgtgacTCCATGCGTCAATTTACCTGAATGGgataaataaacattatcttagGCCAATAATTCCTAAATGAGCAGGGCAGCCTATTAGGGTACAGCATCCACAACAtgcaattcattttttttttcctctgaaaagagaaaaaagacgTTGCCTCCAGAGCGGCATGGACGCTGTATTCTGGAGGCACTTCCTCAAACAAGGGGGGTCTTTATACAAAATTGCAGGGTATTTTGGCACCACGTGACCTCGCCTACACAGGATGTCCCACGCAGGGAGAGAGCGGAGGCGCGAGGCGTCTCTACAGTCGGCTCGGTCCTGCACGGGGGTCCAGCACATGGGGAAAGTTTAGAAGACAAAGTTTAGAAGCGATGATACTTTAACACCAAACTCATTTTCAGGGAATTTAGTGTTTTGGTCTGTCTGGTGTCGGGTCTTTCCAGAAACACccctgtgatttattttttaaacacaggTCAATATTTTGTCAGGGTAAAAAGAGAGCTGAATCCTCGCTCTCCTTAATGTTTCCGCGCGACGTCCGTGCCTCCGCGCTGCCTCTCATTCATCTGGCCGAGGAGAGGAGCCCGCGTCCGAGGACACAATGAAGCAGTGTGTCCTTGTCCGAGACAATGCAGCAAGATGCAACGAGGGGACGATACTGTTTCTCACGAGATTCAGGGACGTTTTGCTCGATTGCAGAGAGAAACCAGCTAAAGGTTTGTAACATCCGCTACCTGAACACCTCCACATCTCATGTATTATGGCAGGAAATGActcaaagcttaaaaaaaacaacgcTGTTATCCACCGCAAACATCCTGCAGCCATGCGCGTAAAACGCTGCACATGATGAATGATGATAAAACTGTTTCAACCTCTGTCAAGCGACACATGAGTGATGTATATGTGTTTCTTCATTTGATGCGGGTATAAATGATGTTTGCGCGAACATGGAAGCTATGTATGCCATGTAGTCCACCATAATCAATAAGTCTTTCTATTACAGACGCTCTTATCACCATTTTTGCAGATTTAATTTTGAGTATTTGAAAGCATCATGATCTCCTCTCAGAGCATCAGAGATTAATAGTATTTTGAAGGGTTCATTAGTCTGTATTCATTTTGGTTCAGTGGTGGGGATGTTGGAAACGCTCCTGAATTGAACGCCCCCTCCCCCCTAAATGACTGCTATAGTATGAGATGGgcaacacacacgctcacaaagAGGGGGGTAGTTTCCTTTATTTCGAAATGGCAGTATGCCCAAactaaatcaatcaatcacatgGAAATGATAAATGGCACCTACACAAACCAgaattattttcagtatttgcCTGTAAGAGTTAATTGTTTTCACCAACACCCCTGGATGAACAGCAGCAAAGCTTTCAGCGGGAATTTAGCTTTCTGCGTCTCTTCAAGGCTTTGAAGGCAGCCATTAATGTAATTTGTAGTGAGATGATAAACAGAGTGATGCGTTTCTGCTTGAGCAGATAGTCAGATTTGCCAAACGCTCCAGTGACTCTTTAATATGTAAAAGTGCTCAGCTCAAGTGCTTCAGCCTGACAGTTTGACGGCTATGGCGTATTAAGCTCAGATAATTGGGTGATATTTACTTACAGAGCACACAATCACTCCACAACGGCTTGGAAACGGTGTCTTTTTTCCCTTAATGATATGCTTTGCAGAAATTATTCACTCCCCTGACAAGTccaaatggtgtgtgtgtgtgtgtgtgtgtgtgtgtgtgtgtgtgtgtgtgtgtgtgcgtgcgtgcgtgcgcgcgcgcatggtttacatttctttttcaggaaaatgaagaaaagagtTCATAGACAATTTATTCAGAATCAAGAAATTTGCTGTACTGAATCATTTCAAATGGAATTCAATGTGGCTCACTGGGTGTAGAGTCTTTGAGAAGAGCAGGGTGTGCTGCTATGGCCCCATAAATGTGGTTCGTCTTCCTGATGACAATGCTACTACGGCTAATGATGCAACATTCAATACCACCAAGCTCCGACTTGCTTTGTGCTGATAAACAATGAAATCCAAGATAACTTGACTGTCGACGCGTTGAGGCATGAATTTACCTGTAAGGTGGCAAAACTCAGCTGCAGACACTGAGTTTTGAAAGAGGCTTCATGCAAAAGCGACGGGGGTGTCGAGCACCGCCCGTGTCCTCTGACTCAGGGCCATGTGgaagtgtttcactgtgtttgctgGCTTTGAAAGCCAAccttgtttacatgaacctcctctctccctctcatgtGTCTTCTTTCTGCCTGACCCCCTGCCCTACCAAAAACCAacactgtctttctctgtggttTCTCAGAAATGAGGCAAATAAATTGACAAAACTTGCCTGTTGGACAAACTGCTCAAAATTCCCGAGGTTTCAGATCAATGCACCTTTGACTGAATTTAGGTTTGTCCTTCAGAGCTAAGATGGGATTTCATGGCAGCGTTGGATGCCTCTTATTTAGCTTTATACTCTATTTACTCACCAATGAAAGTGTTCTCAAGCCCAAACACAGTTTTCATCAGGATTATGATATTTGTTAAGTGTTATTAAAAACCAGGAGTAAAATCTATTAAGCAGACTGTGTCTTTTACCTCTCTTATTGCAGAATGAAGCTTTAGCCTCTGCATGGCAAGCTATGACCAACACCAGACCCTAGACATCCATTTACAAAGCCAGGACTCAAGAATGAAGACCAAATATGCAATTGTCTTCATCTGTATCGTGGCCCTGGTCATCATTGAAAAAGAAAGCAACATCCTATCAAGgtaagagaataaaaaaaacatctgtgattTGAATTTGCTGAAGAAAATGATTTATTCCTTTGGATGGAGTCATACCGTTTGGGAACACTGTAGCGCAaacctctgtctctttcacaaAAACTCAAGCCAGAGCTTTGCCTGATGCTTCCAGCTTCACTGTTCATCTAAGCTTTCATCTTGGCtttctgatgaaaacacattagGGGAGAATACTGCTCAATATCCTTTTAAGACAAGACAGAGACGATTTGAGAAGTAGCACTCTGgtaatgcatgtgtgcatcttgCTTACCACTCAATATCTACACTGCAACATAGAAAGTTAGCGGTCGGCAGAGATCGGATGGAAGTGTTTCTGAGTGTCTCGAGGCTTGAAAGGAGTGACATTTTGCTAAATGtgctcattcactttcttgccaagagttagattGATACCACAGTCATATTTGTACcagaaatatgaatatgaagctgcagtcagcaggtggttaggttagcttagcataaacacttcACATGAGGGagcagctagcttggctctgttaATCCATAGAAAGacctaaatttaaaaaatgacaaattgggattttatgtgcatttgtgctggactatttctttgACCTGagcagtggatttttttttacattggacagatccagtctttatgctaagctaaccaactgcTGTTGGCGTTAGCTTCTTTTTCCCAGTATATGAAACTAAAGCTGTGATTGTCCGGACGTGCTGTCAAACATACATTAGCTCGATGTAAAGCAGTTAGCTTAATGCAAAAAGTAAAACTATCTTAGATATTTAAACTGCCTTGTTTGTTATTGATTGCTATTTATTAATCAAACCTCTGTGTCTCATCAGGGTGTCCGATAAGCTCATCCAGAGGCAGACCCCACAGCAGACACCACAGACTCCCCTAGATTACAGCAACACGACAAAAAATGGCTCCCTGATGGTGCTGAAAATGCTGCTCTCTAAACTCACTGGCACAACGGGGAATTACTCGAGTCtctctgaggagcaggaggaggaagaactAGATGATTTAGGCACGTACAGCTACAGCGGTGGCCGTAAGCACATATTACTCTTGGCCACCACACGGACAGGTTCCTCGTTTGTGGGGGAATTTTTCAACcagcatggggagaacatgtTCTACCTGTTTGAGCCTTTGTGGCACGTCGAGCGCATGCTGACCATGGCCACAGAGGCAAACAACGGCACAGTGTTGGCAGGCATCTACCGGGATGTGCTCCAGGGGCTCTTCCTGTGTGATTTCTCTCCTCTTGAGAAGTTCATCTCCCCCCCACCTCAGGACCATGTCACTCCGGCTCTTTTCCGCAGAGAGTCGAGTTTATCGCTCTGTGAAGAACCTGTCTGCACTCCTGTGATCAAAGATGTCTTTGAGAGGTAAATTCTCTTGATACTCACTGGAAAAGGAGCTAAAATTGAACTGCGATACAGCAGCTGCTGGCCCCGGCAGTGTATTTCTgaaagttttcttttaatgatgATATCCTCAATGTTCTTTAAAATAGAAGAAGTCGCCCAGATAATTCAACAGCACTGTACCTTTATGTTGTGTCTCATATCCagattgttattgttatttattctCGACTGTGACTGATGTTATCCATTTTGATTGGATTGAAAATGCACTTGCATTTACACTTGTTTTGAATGTGGTCACAATGTGTCCCTGACCACCTCTGGAGGTGCTTTGGCTGATTGGATCACAATCCGTCCTCAGTGTGTCTTGGGTGCATTTGCACCTGTATTTCCATCTGGTCAAACTCTATCTGATTGCAATCCGATCACCCAAAGTGCATTTTAATCCAGAGTGGAGTGTAAAGGGGGTCATAGTTGACTTTATCACAGTTTTTACCTCAGTCTCAGCTCATATTTTGTTGATGATTCAGCCAAGAGTGTCAAGCCTGTACAAGCTTTGTAAGTGTTCCAACTGTTCAACAAGTAATTTTCTTCAGGAACTCTAGAGGCCAGAAATAACTTTGCAAATAACTTTGCAGCTCTTTGAAAGATATCTATCCTACAATAACTATACCCATCTTGTCTTAGGTACCACTGTAAGACTCGTCGCTGTGGGCCGTTGAACTTGACCCTTGCATCTGAATCCTGCCTTTCCAAGCAACATCATGCTGTTAAGACCGTCCGTGTGCGCCAGCTGGAAACATTGCAGCCTTTGGTGGAGGATCCTCGCCTGGATGTGAGAGTGATCCAGCTAGTGCGAGATCCACGAGCCATCTTAGCGTCCCGCATGGTGGCTTTCTCTTCCAAATACCAGACTTGGAAGGCCTGGGCGCAGGACGGCCAGGTGCCCGAAGATgacgaggaggtgaagaggcTCAGAGGAAACTGTGACCACATTAGGATGTCAGCAGAGGTGGGACTGAGCCGACCTCGCTGGCTGAGGAACCGCTACATGTTGGTCCGTTATGAGGATATCGCCCGCTATCCCATGCAGAAGGCAGAGGAGATGTACAGGTTCACAGGGATACCGTTCAGTCCTCAAGCCAGGGAGTGGATTCTGAGGAACACCCAGACCACACAGGAAGCTAGCGGGATTTACTCCACCCAGAAGAATTCATCAGAGCAGGCAGAGAAATGGAGATTTAGCATTCCCTTTACACTGGCTCAGGTAGTGCAGAGAGTGTGTGGACCAACCATGAAGCTGTTTGGGTACAGATTTGTGAATGATGAAAAGACACTGATCAACAAGTCCATCAGCTTGCTTGAGGAGAAACTATTTCAGTAATGAAGAGGTCAAAAATGTAGCTGTGAATCCTCAAAATCCTGCACACGATGGACCGGAGAAGGAGAAGCCATTATTGCACAGACCAAAACTAGCAAAGGTGCCATAAAAGGCACAAAATGCGTTACTAGTGACAGGAAGATTTGGGCCATACAGTAATATTATTCATATTAAGTCACCAACTATGTGCCTCATTGTAACAACGATGAGCCACTTGATAAAGGGAGGTATTTATTTGCATACTGGTGAAGCCTGGTATTTAAGCTTTATGTCATGCTCtgtatttcatttgaaatgaaataagcATAGATGTCAAGCCCGACTTGTAAGAGATTATTATGTAAGGATTTATTGATAGCTGTTTAGATTTTCAGGGATAAAGTATAGTAAAAGTGAAAGcgatgtttgttttgtttctgggtgtgtgtctgaaagAGGATGTGTCTGTTCATGCTTGTGATTAACTCTGCCTGGTTCAACCTGCTTTGTAGCTTGATAGATCTGCACTCTTTGAGACGACTGACAGAATATCTTTAGACAAGAACTGATGTGTTTGTGGGGCTTTACAACATACATATCTAACTCAGGTAAAGTGAAAGTGGGATTGCATTTTGTGGTGTCTTCATGACGGCTATTCATATCTTCCCAAAAGTACGTGTGAAACTACAGAATGATCTTGGATGTATTTAACCAAATGCCATTTAAAGCAATTCTCTTCTAACGTAAGTCGCTATGGTAtacctttaaaaaaagaggCTGATTAAGATGGATGTAGAACACTTATATGAAATGAATAGTCTAATGCTATAGAAGAATTATTCCTTTGGGTACCTACACGTGTCTTCAACATGCAAGTTGCCAGCAGCCATAATAGTAATGTATTACCCAGTGCTGCCTGCTCACCTCTAAGTCAGTTTTACAAAAGCAGCTTCTCTGCTAAttacctgctgctgccagcAGGCTCTGAATCTCAAGGTGAAAGTCAAAGCCCATCCATTGATTTCATGGACACTCAAACAAAATTCTCACGCAGAGAGCAGTTGTAATTACCCATGTCAAAGAAATGAAATCACCAGAAATATTAAGACCTGCAAAATACTCAGCCTTTAAAGTTATTAGTTGTGAGACTGAGATTTGTGTATGTTGATGGTTTTGGTGGCAACTAATACAAATTCGTAACTGTCACTTTAAGTGAAAGCCAGGTGCTGCTGCGTTAACTGTCACTCTTGATGGTATATAAAGGTATTCACTGTGACTAGTTCAATGGCAGCATTGTGTTCAGCTTGGCGGAGGCACAGCTGAGACTGCTGTGCTGCTCATGAAAAGGGATATGCGTTAGAGGTGCATATAGAAGTGGGCCTTTACTAACTTATAGTTGAGAGCGTGAATATGAATACATTTGAACTGGCAGGCCTCGAGTTGCCCAGACTCACGACTTCAGTATTTAAGGAATAATGTGAAATAGCAAGTCTAGCTGAAAGAATGGATGTAGTCAGTTTATGCAGATATCCCGAGTGGCAATAATCATTAGAAGCAATGCAGTTTTATTCATCTGTCACAGAgatgtgtgtttaaatgttaaaagcTGGTGTTTCAACCTTCATAGAGATCTGATGGTATTGTCAACTTGAATTTTACATTTCCATGGAGGAAAAAGTATCAAAACATCAATAGCAAAACTATTTGCGagtccaagtcaagtctcagTTCGAGTCAAAGTTTAGTCACAACTCAGCTAATAGTAAGTTAGTTGAAAGCCTTTCAGGTCTCTGAGTGCTGACCATTAACGTGCCACACTTTTTGAACGTTTTTCTTCCAAAGCTGTGTCAATACTGATTTTTGCATAGCTGAGACCAAGTTCAAGCATAAGCCTGTTCAGGGATTCAAGTCTCAAgtcctcattttttttctcatttaaatcAGACTTGAGTACAAGTCTGCAGCGctggtttgcagaaacatatTCATTTTGCTGAAATAAATGCAGCGCTTCTGTGCCACACAGTAAGGTTCAGGAAACTGAGCTCTCAATATAATATGCCACATTGAGGTCAGGTCAGATTCTGCTGAGAGTACTGTATTTAGCCACGCTTTAGCGAAAGAATTAGTGCTTAGGACAAATTGagca
Proteins encoded in this region:
- the chst3a gene encoding carbohydrate sulfotransferase 3a → MASYDQHQTLDIHLQSQDSRMKTKYAIVFICIVALVIIEKESNILSRVSDKLIQRQTPQQTPQTPLDYSNTTKNGSLMVLKMLLSKLTGTTGNYSSLSEEQEEEELDDLGTYSYSGGRKHILLLATTRTGSSFVGEFFNQHGENMFYLFEPLWHVERMLTMATEANNGTVLAGIYRDVLQGLFLCDFSPLEKFISPPPQDHVTPALFRRESSLSLCEEPVCTPVIKDVFERYHCKTRRCGPLNLTLASESCLSKQHHAVKTVRVRQLETLQPLVEDPRLDVRVIQLVRDPRAILASRMVAFSSKYQTWKAWAQDGQVPEDDEEVKRLRGNCDHIRMSAEVGLSRPRWLRNRYMLVRYEDIARYPMQKAEEMYRFTGIPFSPQAREWILRNTQTTQEASGIYSTQKNSSEQAEKWRFSIPFTLAQVVQRVCGPTMKLFGYRFVNDEKTLINKSISLLEEKLFQ